Proteins encoded in a region of the Cupriavidus pauculus genome:
- a CDS encoding xanthine dehydrogenase family protein molybdopterin-binding subunit, with protein MRIKDAGGMTGKIEETRASAGRQRHVGRPHVGRSMERLEDAAILTGRGRYGDDLGVKPGTLHAAIVRSPHAHAELGRIDASAALDAPGVHAVLTGADLVAWSRPFVVAVKAPMEQWALAMDRVRYVGEPVAVVVAESRALAEDALDLVRVTYDVLPPVVSIEAALGDDAPVLHPGVGANVVSDRHFRYGEPEAAFAAAPHRVTLTAHYPRNTCTPIECGVVIAECLPGDEGYDVTSNFMGPFSLHAVMAMALKVPANRLRHKAPRDSGGSFGVKQAVFPYAVLMCLASRKAGAPVKWVEDRLEHLSAATSATARLSTLEAAVNADGRIVALSYDQVEDCGGYLRAPEPATFYRMHGCLTGAYDIPNLLVRNRVVMTNKTPTGLVRGFGGPQVYFALERLVQRIATQLGLDPLDIYRRNFVAADAFPYRAAAGALLDSGNYQQALTRALEDGGYAELTRRRDAARAEGRLYGIGFAAIVEPSVSNMGYITTAMPAEARKKAGPKNGAIASATVSVDLLGGVVVTIASTPAGQGHMTVCAQVVADVLGVAPAEVVVNVEFDTHKDAWSVAAGNYSSRFAGAVAGTVHLAAQRVRDKLARIAAPQFGCTPAEVEFADGHIARQGAPESALPFARVASNAPHWSPQQLPEGEEPGLRETVFWSPPNLEAPDDSDRINTSAAYGFAFDMCGVEIDRATGRVRIDRYVTAHDAGTLLNPALADGQIRGAFAQGLGAALMEEFRYGADGSFQSGTLADYLMPTTCEVPDPVIVHLETPSPFTPLGAKGLGEGNNMSTPPCIANAVADALGVDDIRLPLTPAKVMAMVGFDDPPPSRPELLEAMRDAAVPAARRGSGKALTARGTVDLDATPEAVFAVLLDPQALARVVPGCHALERTAENHYRADVTVGVGMIKARFEAEIALSDLDPPHRLRLAGAGMSSLGSARGAGLVELAPQGSGTRLSYDYEAEVTGKVAAVGGRMLEGAAKVVLRQLFESLGRQAAGKPVRPQGWLDRLLARLGVRR; from the coding sequence ATGAGAATCAAAGATGCTGGCGGCATGACCGGCAAGATCGAGGAGACCCGCGCGTCGGCCGGGCGCCAGCGTCATGTGGGCCGCCCGCATGTGGGCCGATCGATGGAGCGGCTCGAGGACGCTGCGATCCTGACAGGCCGTGGCCGCTATGGCGATGACCTGGGCGTGAAGCCCGGCACCCTGCACGCCGCCATCGTGCGTTCCCCGCATGCGCATGCCGAACTCGGCCGTATCGATGCCTCCGCCGCGCTCGACGCACCGGGCGTGCACGCGGTGCTGACCGGCGCGGACCTCGTGGCCTGGTCGCGTCCCTTCGTGGTGGCCGTGAAAGCCCCCATGGAGCAATGGGCGCTGGCCATGGACCGCGTGCGCTATGTGGGCGAGCCGGTGGCCGTGGTCGTGGCAGAAAGCCGCGCCCTCGCCGAAGACGCGCTCGATCTGGTGCGCGTCACTTACGACGTGCTGCCGCCCGTGGTATCGATCGAAGCGGCGCTGGGCGACGATGCGCCCGTCCTGCATCCCGGCGTGGGCGCCAATGTCGTGAGCGATCGCCACTTCCGCTACGGCGAGCCCGAAGCCGCTTTCGCCGCGGCCCCGCACCGGGTCACGTTGACCGCCCACTATCCGCGCAACACCTGCACGCCGATCGAATGCGGCGTGGTGATCGCGGAGTGCCTGCCCGGCGACGAAGGCTACGACGTCACCTCCAATTTCATGGGGCCGTTCTCGTTGCATGCGGTGATGGCGATGGCGCTCAAGGTGCCCGCCAACCGGCTGCGCCACAAAGCCCCGCGCGATTCCGGCGGCAGCTTCGGCGTGAAGCAGGCCGTGTTTCCCTACGCGGTGCTGATGTGCCTGGCGTCCCGCAAGGCCGGCGCGCCCGTGAAGTGGGTGGAAGACCGGCTCGAGCACCTCAGCGCCGCCACCTCCGCCACCGCGCGGCTGTCCACACTGGAAGCCGCGGTGAACGCCGATGGCCGCATCGTGGCGCTTTCCTATGACCAGGTCGAAGACTGCGGCGGCTACCTGCGCGCCCCGGAGCCCGCCACCTTCTATCGCATGCATGGCTGTCTGACCGGCGCCTACGACATCCCCAACCTGCTGGTGCGCAACCGGGTGGTGATGACCAACAAGACGCCCACCGGGCTGGTGCGTGGCTTTGGCGGGCCGCAGGTGTATTTCGCGCTGGAGCGGCTGGTCCAGCGCATCGCAACGCAGCTCGGACTCGATCCGCTCGACATCTATCGCCGCAACTTCGTTGCTGCCGATGCCTTCCCCTATCGCGCGGCGGCCGGGGCGTTGCTGGATTCCGGTAACTACCAGCAAGCGCTGACGCGCGCGCTGGAAGACGGCGGCTATGCCGAGCTGACGCGCCGCCGCGACGCCGCGCGCGCCGAGGGCCGGTTATATGGCATAGGCTTTGCCGCCATCGTGGAGCCGTCCGTCTCCAACATGGGCTACATCACCACCGCCATGCCGGCCGAGGCGCGCAAGAAAGCGGGCCCGAAGAATGGCGCCATCGCCAGCGCCACGGTCAGCGTGGATCTGCTTGGCGGTGTGGTGGTCACGATTGCCTCGACACCGGCCGGACAGGGGCATATGACCGTGTGCGCGCAGGTGGTGGCCGACGTGCTGGGCGTGGCCCCGGCCGAGGTGGTGGTGAACGTCGAGTTCGATACCCACAAGGATGCGTGGTCGGTGGCTGCCGGCAATTACTCCAGCCGCTTTGCCGGCGCGGTGGCCGGCACCGTGCATCTGGCCGCCCAGCGGGTACGCGACAAGCTGGCGCGCATCGCGGCGCCGCAGTTCGGCTGCACGCCTGCCGAGGTGGAGTTCGCGGACGGCCATATCGCCCGGCAGGGCGCACCCGAATCCGCACTGCCCTTCGCGCGTGTCGCGAGCAACGCGCCCCACTGGTCGCCGCAGCAATTGCCGGAGGGAGAAGAGCCTGGCCTGCGCGAGACGGTCTTCTGGTCGCCGCCCAATCTGGAAGCGCCCGATGACAGCGACCGCATCAACACCTCCGCCGCCTATGGTTTCGCTTTCGATATGTGCGGCGTGGAGATTGACCGTGCCACGGGCCGCGTGCGTATCGACCGCTACGTGACCGCGCATGACGCCGGCACGCTGCTGAACCCGGCGCTGGCCGATGGCCAGATCCGCGGGGCTTTCGCGCAGGGGCTCGGCGCGGCATTGATGGAGGAGTTCCGCTATGGCGCCGACGGGAGCTTTCAGTCCGGCACCCTGGCCGACTACCTGATGCCGACCACCTGCGAAGTGCCCGATCCGGTGATCGTGCATCTGGAAACACCGAGCCCTTTCACGCCGCTCGGCGCGAAGGGCCTTGGCGAGGGCAACAACATGAGCACGCCGCCCTGCATCGCGAACGCGGTGGCGGACGCGCTCGGCGTCGACGATATCCGCCTGCCGCTGACCCCGGCGAAGGTGATGGCCATGGTGGGCTTCGACGATCCGCCACCGTCGCGCCCCGAGCTGCTGGAAGCCATGCGGGATGCTGCCGTGCCTGCCGCCCGCAGGGGCAGTGGCAAGGCGCTCACCGCGCGCGGCACGGTGGATCTCGACGCCACACCCGAAGCCGTATTCGCCGTGCTGCTGGACCCGCAGGCGCTGGCCAGGGTCGTGCCCGGCTGCCACGCGCTGGAGCGCACCGCAGAAAACCATTACCGCGCCGATGTCACGGTCGGGGTCGGGATGATCAAGGCGCGCTTCGAGGCGGAGATCGCCCTGTCGGACCTCGATCCCCCGCACCGGCTGCGGCTAGCGGGCGCCGGCATGTCCTCGCTGGGCAGCGCGCGCGGCGCGGGCCTGGTGGAACTGGCGCCGCAGGGCAGCGGCACGCGCCTCAGTTACGACTACGAGGCCGAGGTCACCGGCAAGGTCGCGGCCGTGGGCGGTCGCATGCTGGAAGGCGCGGCCAAGGTGGTGCTGCGTCAGTTGTTCGAATCGCTCGGCCGCCAGGCCGCCGGCAAGCCAGTACGCCCGCAAGGCTGGCTTGACCGCCTGCTGGCTCGTTTGGGAGTTCGCCGATGA
- a CDS encoding LysR family transcriptional regulator translates to MDLKQIQYFIALFEDGSVTRAAKRMNIVQPALSMQIAKLEEEFGQKLFDRIPHGMVPTAAGRMMYRLFLPITRDLANARQQLMQREEQVAGSISIGMVASETESVLVGSLARFNARYPNMEVSVADGFSATLIDLVSAGHLDAAVVHKPRGKLSLHVQTLHDEEMVLVTSTEHGVELPAAVELAKLPGLELVLPTKRHGLRGVIDAATQVEGVTLQPKFEIDILGTIMQFVEATRFATVLPRIVVQRAVTEGRLRIYPILAPRIVRHLVCVSHPQRPLGTAADALIAIVAEEIRRVSGMPHE, encoded by the coding sequence ATGGACCTCAAACAAATTCAGTACTTCATCGCGCTCTTCGAAGATGGCTCCGTCACACGTGCGGCCAAGCGCATGAACATCGTGCAGCCAGCACTGAGCATGCAGATCGCCAAGCTGGAGGAAGAGTTCGGCCAGAAGCTGTTCGATCGCATCCCGCACGGGATGGTCCCGACCGCCGCCGGCCGCATGATGTACCGGCTGTTCCTGCCGATCACGCGAGACCTCGCCAATGCGCGGCAGCAACTGATGCAACGCGAAGAGCAGGTGGCCGGCAGCATCTCCATCGGCATGGTGGCGTCGGAGACGGAAAGCGTGCTGGTGGGGTCGCTGGCCCGCTTCAACGCGCGCTACCCGAATATGGAGGTGTCCGTCGCGGACGGATTCAGTGCCACGCTGATCGACCTGGTCTCCGCGGGGCATCTCGACGCCGCGGTGGTGCATAAGCCCCGTGGCAAGCTCTCGCTCCATGTGCAGACCCTGCACGACGAGGAAATGGTGCTGGTCACCAGTACCGAGCATGGCGTGGAACTGCCGGCGGCGGTCGAACTCGCCAAGCTGCCCGGACTGGAACTGGTGTTGCCCACCAAACGTCATGGCCTGCGCGGCGTGATAGACGCCGCGACGCAGGTCGAAGGTGTCACGCTGCAGCCAAAGTTCGAGATCGATATCCTCGGAACGATCATGCAGTTCGTCGAGGCCACGCGCTTTGCCACGGTGCTGCCGCGCATCGTGGTGCAGCGGGCGGTGACCGAGGGCAGGCTGCGCATTTATCCGATCCTGGCGCCGCGCATCGTGCGCCATCTGGTATGCGTGAGCCATCCGCAGCGTCCGCTCGGCACGGCCGCCGACGCGCTGATCGCGATCGTGGCCGAGGAGATCCGGAGGGTGTCCGGAATGCCGCACGAATAG
- a CDS encoding NAD(P)/FAD-dependent oxidoreductase translates to MVKIYGRRRTATGYAIRDFLHRSDIPFEWIELTCDDDAASLAGVQDLTDARLPVCVFHDGTRLECPTIRQITEKLGWFANPSRSEYDLAIYGAGPAGLSAAVYGASEGLRTILVERWAVGGQAGSSSKIENYLGFPDGIGGWELAERARAQAVRFGAEILLARAGIRAEFPPGKGIVYLEDGTRITARTSICATGVAYRKLGLPDEDRFFGSGLYYGAGASEAALTHGEDVYIVGGGNSAGQAAMYFAQSAHRVFMIVRDASLKRTLSQYLVDRVTSAPNVEVIPCTEVTALHGDETLREITLTDMRTGQHRKVKAHCLFVCIGGLPQTEWATHVGIVRDEAGYLVTGPDLREFEPDPRWPLDRAPLYLETSMPGVFAAGDVRHASIKRVASAVGEGAMCVALVHRYLNGG, encoded by the coding sequence ATGGTAAAGATCTACGGGAGAAGGCGTACAGCCACCGGCTACGCAATTCGCGACTTCCTTCATCGCAGCGACATTCCTTTCGAATGGATCGAGCTCACTTGCGACGACGATGCTGCGTCGCTTGCTGGCGTGCAGGACCTGACCGATGCGCGCCTGCCCGTGTGTGTCTTCCATGACGGCACACGGCTCGAATGCCCGACCATCCGTCAGATCACGGAAAAGCTCGGCTGGTTCGCCAACCCCTCACGATCGGAGTACGACCTCGCCATCTACGGCGCCGGCCCCGCGGGACTGAGCGCGGCGGTGTACGGGGCATCGGAGGGCTTGCGCACGATACTGGTGGAACGGTGGGCGGTCGGCGGTCAGGCAGGTAGCAGCTCGAAGATCGAGAACTACCTGGGCTTTCCCGATGGCATCGGTGGCTGGGAGCTCGCCGAGCGCGCTCGCGCCCAGGCGGTGAGGTTCGGGGCCGAGATACTGCTTGCACGCGCGGGCATCCGTGCGGAGTTTCCGCCAGGAAAGGGCATCGTCTATCTGGAAGACGGTACTCGCATCACGGCGCGAACGTCGATCTGCGCCACGGGCGTGGCGTATCGCAAGCTAGGGCTGCCTGACGAGGATCGCTTCTTTGGCTCGGGCCTCTACTATGGTGCCGGGGCGAGTGAAGCGGCACTGACGCACGGCGAAGATGTCTATATTGTCGGAGGCGGCAACTCGGCAGGCCAGGCGGCAATGTACTTCGCGCAGTCCGCCCATCGCGTTTTCATGATCGTGCGCGACGCCTCGCTGAAGCGCACGCTATCGCAATATCTGGTGGACCGTGTGACCTCGGCACCCAATGTGGAAGTTATCCCATGCACCGAAGTCACGGCGCTCCACGGCGACGAGACGTTGCGTGAAATCACGCTGACCGATATGCGCACCGGCCAGCACCGCAAGGTCAAGGCGCACTGCCTCTTCGTCTGCATCGGTGGCTTACCGCAGACAGAGTGGGCCACGCACGTGGGGATCGTGCGGGACGAAGCCGGCTACCTCGTCACCGGCCCAGACCTGCGCGAGTTCGAGCCCGACCCGCGATGGCCGCTCGACCGCGCTCCGCTTTATCTCGAGACCAGTATGCCGGGCGTGTTCGCTGCGGGAGACGTCCGCCATGCGTCGATCAAGCGCGTCGCATCTGCCGTCGGTGAAGGCGCCATGTGTGTGGCGCTCGTGCATCGATATCTGAATGGCGGATGA
- a CDS encoding putative bifunctional diguanylate cyclase/phosphodiesterase, protein MSLDREWKFRNINHTAERLLKRQSADLLGREIWAEYPDLLGSSYEKAYRQAAETGTPSTATDFYAPLDTWFEVRAFPSDDGIIVLVRDVTEARAISERLLRQATHDELTGLINRRELLLRLNRLVDEGTAASVDLLFIDLDRFKDTNDSFGHVAGDDVLRAIGERLSGMCGEGGTVSRIGGDEFVIFLVDAPEDEAPRVAHEVVVRLREPILTSCARASVGASIGVARYPVSAANAGELLRNADIAMYHAKRAGGSQVWSFGKEDALRLSHRRRLRADLESASAARQFELHYQPQLDLHTGRVYGAEALLRWNHPQLGLLTPIDFLDVLLASPAYEATGDWLIRNAFRQAAAWQAASRPPFKVAVNLSATTIQNGDLAALVLEAAEAAGVCASVLDIEVTETVVMSDFATASRALSAVRQLGVTVSLDDFGTGYSSLAYLTRLPVDRIKIDKSFVQELTVKETCPRARAMVEAMVALARALGIRTVAEGIETETQFALVKELGCDAVQGYFIGKPMPASRIDPNAEMRFGGAGASSLHNAGSGSR, encoded by the coding sequence ATGTCGCTCGACCGAGAGTGGAAATTTCGGAATATCAACCATACCGCCGAGCGGCTGCTCAAGCGTCAGTCCGCGGACCTGCTGGGCCGCGAGATCTGGGCCGAATATCCGGACCTCCTCGGGTCGAGCTACGAAAAAGCCTATCGCCAGGCCGCCGAGACGGGTACGCCCAGCACCGCGACCGACTTCTACGCTCCGCTCGATACCTGGTTTGAAGTGCGGGCGTTCCCCAGCGACGACGGAATCATCGTGCTCGTCCGCGATGTCACCGAAGCGCGCGCCATCTCCGAACGCCTGTTGCGCCAGGCGACGCATGACGAACTGACCGGTCTCATCAACCGGCGGGAACTGTTGTTGCGCCTGAACCGTCTCGTCGATGAAGGCACGGCCGCTTCCGTCGATCTGCTCTTCATCGACCTTGACCGCTTCAAGGATACGAACGACTCGTTCGGCCATGTCGCGGGCGATGACGTACTGCGTGCCATCGGCGAGCGTCTTTCCGGCATGTGTGGCGAAGGCGGGACCGTGTCGCGCATCGGCGGGGACGAGTTTGTGATTTTTCTCGTCGACGCGCCCGAGGACGAGGCCCCACGCGTCGCGCATGAAGTCGTCGTACGCTTGCGCGAGCCCATCTTGACGTCGTGCGCGCGGGCTTCGGTGGGGGCCAGCATAGGCGTGGCGCGCTATCCCGTTTCGGCGGCGAATGCCGGAGAACTCCTGCGCAATGCGGACATCGCGATGTATCACGCGAAACGCGCGGGCGGCTCGCAGGTGTGGTCGTTCGGCAAGGAGGACGCGCTGCGCCTCTCGCATCGCCGGCGGCTACGCGCAGATCTGGAGAGTGCGAGCGCCGCGCGCCAGTTCGAACTGCACTATCAGCCACAGCTGGATCTGCATACCGGCCGCGTCTACGGTGCCGAAGCGCTCTTGCGATGGAACCATCCGCAACTCGGGCTGCTCACGCCAATCGATTTCCTCGACGTGCTGCTTGCATCGCCGGCTTACGAGGCGACCGGCGACTGGCTCATTCGCAATGCGTTCCGTCAGGCGGCGGCATGGCAGGCGGCGAGCCGTCCGCCGTTCAAGGTCGCCGTCAATCTCTCGGCCACGACGATCCAGAACGGCGATCTCGCCGCACTGGTTCTCGAGGCGGCCGAAGCGGCCGGTGTATGCGCTTCCGTACTGGACATCGAGGTGACCGAGACGGTCGTCATGAGCGACTTCGCTACCGCGTCGCGCGCGCTTTCCGCGGTACGACAGCTCGGCGTGACCGTCTCTCTCGACGACTTCGGCACCGGCTACTCCAGCCTCGCATACCTCACGCGATTGCCTGTCGATCGCATCAAGATCGACAAGTCGTTCGTGCAGGAACTCACCGTCAAGGAAACCTGCCCTCGGGCGCGTGCGATGGTCGAAGCCATGGTCGCGCTCGCGCGCGCGCTCGGCATCAGAACGGTCGCGGAAGGCATCGAGACCGAAACGCAGTTTGCCCTCGTCAAGGAACTCGGCTGCGACGCCGTGCAAGGCTATTTCATCGGCAAGCCGATGCCGGCATCGCGCATCGACCCGAATGCCGAGATGCGGTTCGGAGGCGCGGGCGCTTCGTCGTTGCACAACGCAGGAAGCGGCTCGCGTTGA
- a CDS encoding SDR family NAD(P)-dependent oxidoreductase, with protein sequence MTSRNTTSGAFAGKVAIVTGAASGIGLATTELLHAEGANVIAVERSSNVEALARPGIVPVVADVAREESAVQAVTTAIDRFGKLDILVNNAAVIINKPLVDMSLEDWNGIQAVNATGAFLFSREAMRAMLPAKTGAIVNVGSYACYQAFPLIAAYAASKGALAQLTRALSLEAIEHGIRVNAVGSGDVITNITNHIHADGQAFLAEHGKKAPIRRAAQPKEIAEVIAFLASEKASFIVGAVVMADGGMSVALP encoded by the coding sequence ATGACATCACGAAACACGACAAGCGGTGCCTTCGCAGGCAAGGTCGCCATCGTCACCGGTGCAGCCAGTGGTATCGGCCTGGCGACCACCGAACTGCTTCACGCCGAAGGGGCGAATGTGATTGCCGTCGAGCGCAGCAGCAACGTCGAAGCGCTGGCGCGACCTGGCATCGTTCCCGTCGTCGCCGATGTGGCGCGAGAGGAAAGCGCCGTGCAGGCCGTTACCACGGCAATCGACCGCTTTGGCAAGCTCGACATCCTCGTCAACAACGCGGCGGTCATCATCAACAAGCCGCTGGTGGATATGTCGCTGGAAGACTGGAATGGCATCCAGGCCGTCAATGCCACCGGCGCTTTCCTGTTCTCGCGGGAAGCCATGCGCGCCATGCTGCCGGCAAAGACGGGGGCCATCGTCAACGTGGGGTCCTACGCCTGCTATCAGGCCTTTCCGCTCATCGCAGCGTATGCGGCATCCAAGGGCGCACTTGCTCAGTTGACGCGGGCGCTCTCGCTGGAAGCCATCGAACACGGTATTCGCGTGAATGCGGTGGGCTCCGGCGATGTCATCACCAACATTACCAACCACATCCATGCGGACGGCCAGGCCTTCCTTGCCGAGCATGGCAAGAAGGCACCGATCCGCCGCGCGGCCCAGCCGAAGGAAATCGCCGAGGTGATCGCCTTCCTCGCATCGGAAAAGGCCAGCTTTATCGTCGGCGCCGTAGTCATGGCCGACGGTGGCATGAGCGTGGCCCTGCCTTGA
- a CDS encoding SDR family oxidoreductase, with protein sequence MAIVANESKVILITGASSGIGEGAARLLAAQGHRLVIGARRTDRLAGLAASIVASGGGVCYRELDVTSADDVAAFAQFALDAFGRIDVLINNAGVMPLSPLNALKVGEWDRMIDVNIRGVLHGIAAVLPTMETQGMGQIINISSIGGLSVSPTAAVYCATKFAVRAISDGLRQETDKIRVTVICPGVVESELADSISDDTARRAMQEFRRIAITPDAIARAIAYAVEQPADVDVSEIVVRPTASPF encoded by the coding sequence ATGGCAATCGTAGCCAACGAATCGAAAGTCATTCTGATCACCGGGGCGAGCAGCGGCATTGGCGAGGGCGCCGCGCGCCTGCTGGCCGCGCAAGGACACCGGCTCGTGATCGGTGCACGCCGGACCGACCGGCTCGCCGGGTTGGCGGCATCGATCGTAGCCTCCGGCGGCGGGGTGTGTTACCGCGAGCTCGACGTGACCTCGGCCGACGACGTGGCGGCATTCGCCCAATTCGCGCTTGATGCCTTCGGTCGCATCGACGTCCTGATCAACAACGCGGGCGTGATGCCGCTTTCGCCGCTCAACGCGCTGAAGGTCGGCGAGTGGGACCGGATGATCGACGTGAACATTCGTGGCGTGCTGCATGGCATTGCCGCCGTGCTGCCGACGATGGAAACGCAAGGGATGGGCCAGATCATCAATATTTCTTCGATTGGCGGGCTCTCCGTGTCGCCGACTGCCGCAGTCTATTGCGCCACCAAGTTCGCCGTGCGCGCTATCTCCGATGGGCTGCGCCAGGAAACCGACAAGATCCGCGTGACGGTGATTTGCCCCGGCGTCGTGGAATCCGAACTGGCCGACTCGATCTCCGACGACACCGCGCGCAGGGCGATGCAGGAGTTCCGTCGCATCGCCATCACCCCTGACGCGATCGCACGTGCCATCGCCTACGCGGTGGAGCAGCCCGCCGACGTCGACGTCAGCGAGATCGTCGTACGGCCCACCGCCAGCCCGTTTTGA
- a CDS encoding AraC family transcriptional regulator, with amino-acid sequence MVRLIEKLAPNEGYTQSTLDSVRLMRSDRPLGRTPVLYEPSIVIVCQGRKLGFLGNEVYVYDAQHYLVLSVPLPFSTETQASPEEPMLAVSIRLDLLELSELITQIGAAGDLPQAPPNGMVSTGLDENLADATVRLLETLTVPMDARILGPGLVREICYRVLTGAQGGAMRAALAHHGRFGRVARALKRIHADYATPLNVSRLAEEAGMSVPAFHANFRTVTQTSPIQYIKSTRLHQARLMMIRDGVTAAAAAGRVGYESTSQFSREFKRLFGRTPVEEARDMRESFTLSPAVRFNPEPAIRGP; translated from the coding sequence ATGGTTCGTCTGATCGAGAAACTGGCGCCCAACGAGGGCTACACGCAGTCGACGCTCGATAGCGTGCGGCTGATGCGTTCGGATCGGCCCCTTGGGCGCACACCGGTGCTGTACGAGCCGAGCATCGTGATCGTGTGCCAGGGCCGCAAGCTTGGCTTTCTGGGCAATGAGGTCTATGTCTACGATGCGCAGCACTATCTCGTACTGTCGGTACCGCTGCCGTTTTCCACGGAAACCCAGGCTTCGCCAGAGGAACCCATGCTGGCGGTGTCCATCCGTCTGGACCTCCTCGAACTCAGCGAACTGATCACGCAGATCGGGGCGGCAGGAGATCTGCCTCAGGCACCGCCCAACGGCATGGTGTCTACGGGGCTTGACGAGAATCTGGCCGATGCAACCGTCAGGTTGCTGGAGACATTGACGGTCCCGATGGATGCTCGGATTCTGGGGCCCGGCCTGGTACGGGAAATCTGCTACCGCGTGTTGACGGGGGCACAGGGAGGCGCGATGCGTGCCGCTCTCGCTCACCACGGGCGCTTCGGCCGCGTCGCAAGAGCGCTGAAGCGCATCCATGCCGATTATGCGACGCCATTGAACGTGTCCCGCCTGGCCGAAGAGGCCGGCATGAGCGTGCCGGCATTTCACGCCAACTTCCGCACGGTGACCCAGACGTCGCCAATCCAGTACATCAAGTCCACCCGCCTTCATCAAGCGCGCCTGATGATGATTCGCGACGGCGTCACCGCGGCGGCAGCAGCGGGACGAGTGGGCTACGAGAGCACTTCGCAGTTCAGCAGGGAGTTCAAGCGGCTTTTCGGGCGAACACCGGTTGAGGAGGCACGCGACATGCGCGAATCCTTCACCCTGTCACCGGCGGTTCGCTTCAATCCAGAGCCAGCGATAAGGGGGCCATAA